One window of Pelmatolapia mariae isolate MD_Pm_ZW linkage group LG18, Pm_UMD_F_2, whole genome shotgun sequence genomic DNA carries:
- the LOC134617631 gene encoding cytochrome c oxidase assembly factor 1 homolog isoform X2, which translates to MCDTTDFLSDPIPSKIQGGIDDNRVSAVCGGKKASMRISNSHLQQLTIFTTMLTGGGIGTMYYLLQKNFAESDYHRLALLELEACPVAMESLGAPPLKVHNIHLTDRYNHVDKHTAQIKIPVTGIKTGGYLYTSSLRDPNTNRWNLKQAVLKLREGNVIDLLNPPSTTAQAHAAGHTDGVDIGRWH; encoded by the exons atgtgcgataccaccgacttcctttccgatccgataccaagtaaaattcagggtggtatcgacgataacCGCGTctcggctgtttgtggag GAAAGAAAGCAAGCATGAGGATTTCCAACAGTCACCTGCAGCAGCTCACCATCTTCACCACCATGCTGACGGGTGGAGGGATCGGCACAATGTACTACCTGCTACAGA AGAACTTTGCTGAGTCAGACTACCATAGGCTGGCTTTGCTGGAGTTGGAGGCATGTCCAGTTGCCATGGAAAGTCTGGGGGCGCCACCTTTAAAGGTCCACAACATCCATCTGACTGACAGATACAACCATGTAGATAAGCACACTGCACAG ATAAAGATTCCTGTGACAGGGATTAAAACCGGAGGCTATCTGTACACGTCTTCACTGAGAGATCCCAACACAAACAG GTGGAATCTGAAGCAAGCAGTTCTAAAGCTCAGGGAAGGAAATGTCATTGACCTGCTGAATCCTCCATCAACTACAGCACAAGCCCACGCAGCAGGGCACACAGACGGGGTAGACATAGGCCGCTGGCACTGA
- the LOC134617631 gene encoding uncharacterized protein LOC134617631 isoform X1, producing MQGIYEARATVVRRAVLLMNHHKQVPCSTAVKEGFQLQRVSLNHARQDLISHFDKHPLREQATTGATGCLIKRTPNRLATGFVTLPDVERIQWSTVTQGKKASMRISNSHLQQLTIFTTMLTGGGIGTMYYLLQKNFAESDYHRLALLELEACPVAMESLGAPPLKVHNIHLTDRYNHVDKHTAQIKIPVTGIKTGGYLYTSSLRDPNTNRWNLKQAVLKLREGNVIDLLNPPSTTAQAHAAGHTDGVDIGRWH from the exons ATGCAGGGCATTTATGAGGCCAGAGCGACGGTGGTGAGACGTGCTGTGCTGCTGATGAACCACCATAAACAGGTCCCATGTAGTACTGCAGTAAAGGAAGGCTTCCAGCTGCAGCGAGTCTCACTGAACCATGCCCGACAGGATCTAATATCACATTTCGATAAACACCCTCTGCGCGAACAAGCGACAACGGGCGCAACCGGCTGTTTGATAAAGCGCACCCCCAACCGATTGGCTACGGGTTTTGTGACGTTACCGGATGTAGAGAGAATACAGTGGTCCACCGTAACGCAAG GAAAGAAAGCAAGCATGAGGATTTCCAACAGTCACCTGCAGCAGCTCACCATCTTCACCACCATGCTGACGGGTGGAGGGATCGGCACAATGTACTACCTGCTACAGA AGAACTTTGCTGAGTCAGACTACCATAGGCTGGCTTTGCTGGAGTTGGAGGCATGTCCAGTTGCCATGGAAAGTCTGGGGGCGCCACCTTTAAAGGTCCACAACATCCATCTGACTGACAGATACAACCATGTAGATAAGCACACTGCACAG ATAAAGATTCCTGTGACAGGGATTAAAACCGGAGGCTATCTGTACACGTCTTCACTGAGAGATCCCAACACAAACAG GTGGAATCTGAAGCAAGCAGTTCTAAAGCTCAGGGAAGGAAATGTCATTGACCTGCTGAATCCTCCATCAACTACAGCACAAGCCCACGCAGCAGGGCACACAGACGGGGTAGACATAGGCCGCTGGCACTGA
- the LOC134617631 gene encoding cytochrome c oxidase assembly factor 1 homolog isoform X3, whose translation MRISNSHLQQLTIFTTMLTGGGIGTMYYLLQKNFAESDYHRLALLELEACPVAMESLGAPPLKVHNIHLTDRYNHVDKHTAQIKIPVTGIKTGGYLYTSSLRDPNTNRWNLKQAVLKLREGNVIDLLNPPSTTAQAHAAGHTDGVDIGRWH comes from the exons ATGAGGATTTCCAACAGTCACCTGCAGCAGCTCACCATCTTCACCACCATGCTGACGGGTGGAGGGATCGGCACAATGTACTACCTGCTACAGA AGAACTTTGCTGAGTCAGACTACCATAGGCTGGCTTTGCTGGAGTTGGAGGCATGTCCAGTTGCCATGGAAAGTCTGGGGGCGCCACCTTTAAAGGTCCACAACATCCATCTGACTGACAGATACAACCATGTAGATAAGCACACTGCACAG ATAAAGATTCCTGTGACAGGGATTAAAACCGGAGGCTATCTGTACACGTCTTCACTGAGAGATCCCAACACAAACAG GTGGAATCTGAAGCAAGCAGTTCTAAAGCTCAGGGAAGGAAATGTCATTGACCTGCTGAATCCTCCATCAACTACAGCACAAGCCCACGCAGCAGGGCACACAGACGGGGTAGACATAGGCCGCTGGCACTGA
- the LOC134617630 gene encoding uncharacterized protein LOC134617630 — protein MYTSCAMATPREFNYDQPALSPRPSRVRRIPGHLEDFELTYPAHRLYSTTVRPASPLTTTYAAPLSPGSSPNYPAAGHYGTASPEERWQRLESRWQTISQQMKELEVEMDRVRLPSYPQSAHLPYPSYHYAAFQPHYSSLPHLELGYPVRPPSPRAAPNIQHQVLHAPTQAPAPQVQVDTAASNPQPASEAMSVPAPASTAPPACSPPLATQPVPPALTQPALPFAPPPATLMMAPPVSLITPPPEPHVPQPVPSTTPLQPEHVPPEPQYDALPRAWQSVPLPYPPVHYPRSPRGQHCYPTPHPVDSSHQPSMMEMAIASSFGIPKPKLTVFSSGKESDFLMLKKGLDSLLGPHKHLSEDYKYQILLDHLTFPSALQVAKRYVNSQTPYTSAMQALTQRYGQPRQLVQGELKAILNAPPVRAGDYQAFEDFATAVGTLVGMLSTMEGPSSSELKCGSHVDTLLTKLPTNYRDAFAEHCFNRGIIQSGSDRTYTLPDLAEWLERKAQTLQVSRQITSPFPAIPAPTEYKDRKAVRQQRVKPATILLGSQQGSKPANPSPSPATVPPLKKRDRFKPFCPYCNNQEHYLNACADFATLTCTARAAWIKEKKRCWKCGRGHSPENCTLKKPCATCGEQHLLILHDVAAAESVLTVNTSSSMVFLDQVSHSGRVMLKVVPVRLQNGEKTLDTYAVLDDGSERTIILPAAVHHLGLVGTEEILSLRTIRQEIVQLKGATVSFQVSGMTNRRVKYDIHQAFTAAEVTLAEQSRAADLLTQRYKHLRGLSLQSFDKVQPLLLIGSDNPHLIIPTQPVRTGPVGGPVAVCTMLGWAIQGPASFLQQPTDERSCLHLSTLSSSDELHQHVQRLWQLDTLPFHTNKEVTRSGEDKAAIERLEQGTVRVTVDGVVRYATPLLRRQNAPVLRAPPTAVMALLRATERRLCNNPDQAAVYNEEIHKLEKAGYVVKISMNEASSSAESWFIPHHIVYHNNKPRIVFNCSFNYRQASLNKNLLPGPVLGSTLLGVLLRFREYAVAISGDIRGMFHQVRLLPEDQPLLRFLWRDGERERSPDVYEWRVLPFGTTCSPCCATYALQRHVKDHSEDNEEALYSVLHAFYVDNCLQSLQSQTQAKDLIDKMRALLASGGFEIRQWASNTPEVISHLPTEAKSTECELWLTTNKTEPQESSLGLLWRCSSDTLGYKHRAIPRTAPTLRYVYRVLASQYDPLGYIIPFTTRAKVLVQALWKKERGWDEPIADELLSVWLAWESELPYLPNLSLPRCYTPGISAGSPVNLHIFCDASERAYGAVAYLRVETDSNEVKVAFVMARSRVAPKRQLSIPRLELCAALAGAQLAKVLQTELTLPLQTTTLWTDSTTVLHWIQSESQQYKVFVGTRIAEIQELVGAESWRYVPSEENPADDITRGKSLRDLTKPTRWTDGPAFLHQPPASWPTHPTVSSMQEEEIRDIIFCGNISTSSPLTPDLNQFKSWTELIHATYHALHGAAAPPMTASSRREAEIALLKRSQSESFPAELAALQSGKTISPNSRLLSLSPELDHTVGLIRVGGRLRRAENLKEDTIHPIVLAPDHPVTKLLVQDYDNRLLHAGPDRIFAEMRRTYWILRGRQIIKRHQRSCVECCKWRSKPVTPQMADLPAARLRVTKPPYWSTGVDCFGPYTIKIGRRHEKRWGIIFKCLTTRCVHLDLLCSMNTDSFLLALRRFVARRGKPFEILCDRGTNFRGGERELREDFAAMEPVLKQQLAEQSINFKFNPPLAPHFGGTWEREIKSVKASLRVVLKDQAVQEEVLMTMLVEVEGILNSKPLGYATSDIADPDPITPNLLLMGRRDASLPQAVYSKSDRLGHRRWRHSQVLADHFWVQFTRNYLPNLQLRQKWRISTPDLTVDRVVMVIDPQLPRALWPVGRVTKVIPSDDGKIWTAEVDIKGVKYIRPVTKLITLPKLPED, from the coding sequence atgtATACAAGCTGCGCTATGGCTACACCCAGAGAGTTTAACTACGACCAGCCTGCACTGAGTCCCCGTCCCAGCAGGGTGCGACGCATTCCCGGACATCTGGAGGACTTCGAACTCACCTACCCAGCTCACCGTCTTTATAGTACCACAGTAAGACCAGCATCACCACTGACAACAACTTACGCAGCACCACTCAGCCCTGGGAGTTCCCCTAACTACCCGGCAGCTGGTCATTATGGTACGGCAAGTCCAGAGGAAAGATGGCAGCGGCTGGAATCACGTTGGCAAACGATAAGTCAGCAGATGAAAGAACTTGAAGTGGAAATGGACAGGGTCAGATTGCCTTCGTATCCACAGAGTGCACATCTGCCTTACCCTTCATACCACTATGCAGCATTTCAGCCACATTACAGTAGCCTCCCCCATTTAGAACTGGGTTACCCTGTACGGCCTCCCAGTCCAAGAGCTGCACCTAACATTCAGCACCAGGTTCTGCACGCTCCAACACAAGCCCCTGCTCCTCAAGTGCAGGTTGACACTGCTGCATCAAACCCACAGCCTGCTTCAGAAGCGATGTCTGTACCAGCTCCCGCATCCACGGCTCCTCCAGCCTGCTCGCCGCCGTTGGCAACGCAGCCGGTACCCCCTGCTCTAACACAGCCTGCATTGCCCTTCGCACCACCTCCTGCTACTCTAATGATGGCTCCGCCAGTGTCCCTTATCACACCGCCGCCAGAACCACAtgtgcctcagccagtgccCTCTACCACACCGTTACAGCCTGAGCATGTTCCACCAGAGCCGCAGTATGATGCACTTCCCAGGGCCTGGCAGTCTGTTCCACTGCCATATCCACCTGTGCATTATCCTAGATCACCCCGTGGTCAGCACTGTTATCCGACACCTCACCCAGTAGACAGTTCACATCAGCCAAGTATGATGGAGATGGCGATTGCTTCATCATTTGGCATTCCTAAACCTAAACTGACTGTATTCAGCTCAGGGAAAGAGAGTGATTTTCTTATGCTCAAAAAGGGTCTGGACAGCTTACTTGGTCCACACAAGCATTTAAGTGAAGACTATAAGTATCAGATCCTGCTTGACCATCTCACATTCCCATCTGCACTTCAAGTGGCAAAGAGGTATGTCAACAGTCAGACCCCATACACAAGTGCCATGCAAGCGCTCACACAGAGGTACGGACAGCCAAGGCAGCTAGTGCAGGGGGAACTGAAGGCCATTCTGAATGCCCCACCAGTCAGGGCCGGAGATTATCAAGCATTTGAGGACTTTGCTACCGCAGTTGGAACTCTAGTGGGGATGCTCAGTACAATGGAGGGCCCCTCATCGTCAGAGTTGAAGTGTGGGTCTCATGTGGACACCCTACTCACCAAACTCCCCACTAACTATCGAGATGCATTTGCTGAACATTGCTTTAACCGAGGAATTATCCAAAGTGGCAGTGATCGTACATACACTCTCCCTGATCTGGCTGAGTGGCTGGAAAGGAAGGCCCAGACGCTGCAAGTGTCTCGCCAAATCACAAGCCCCTTCCCAGCTATACCAGCACCGACTGAGTACAAGGACCGGAAAGCAGTGAGACAACAGAGGGTCAAACCTGCTACTATTCTGCTTGGGAGTCAGCAGGGATCGAAGCCCGCTAATCCTTCTCCGAGCCCTGCCACTGTACCACCCCTGAAGAAGAGAGATCGTTTCAAGCCCTTCTGTCCTTATTGTAATAACCAGGAGCACTACCTCAATGCCTGTGCTGACTTTGCCACGCTCACCTGTACTGCCAGAGCTGCCtggataaaagagaaaaaacgaTGTTGGAAATGTGGGAGAGGACATTCCCCAGAAAACTGCACTCTGAAGAAGCCCTGTGCAACATGTGGAGAACAACATCTGCTCATACTACATGATGTTGCTGCTGCAGAGAGCGTCCTGACCGTGAATACGTCCTCCAGCATGGTTTTCTTGGACCAAGTCAGCCATTCAGGGCGGGTAATGCTAAAGGTTGTCCCAGTGCGGTTGCAAAATGGGGAGAAAACACTGGACACATATGCTGTCCTGGATGATGGCTCCGAAAGAACAATCATACTACCTGCTGCCGTCCATCACCTTGGCCTTGTGGGAACAGAAGAGATTCTGTCCCTCAGGACAATTCGACAAGAAATCGTACAGCTGAAGGGAGCCACTGTATCCTTTCAGGTGTCAGGTATGACAAACCGAAGAGTGAAATATGACATTCACCAGGCTTTTACAGCAGCCGAAGTAACTCTGGCAGAGCAATCACGTGCTGCTGACCTCCTGACACAACGATACAAACACTTGAGAGGCTTATCCCTGCAGTCCTTTGACAAAGTCCAGCCCCTGCTACTTATCGGTTCTGATAACCCTCACCTGATAATACCTACCCAGCCTGTGCGTACCGGTCCAGTTGGTGGCCCAGTGGCTGTGTGCACAATGCTGGGGTGGGCGATTCAGGGACCAGCAAGCTTTTTGCAGCAACCAACAGATGAGAGAAGCTGTCTGCATTTGTCCACTCTCTCCTCCTCAGATGAGCTGCATCAACATGTCCAGAGACTCTGGCAGCTGGACACCCTACCCTTCCACACCAACAAGGAGGTGACGCGATCAGGCGAAGATAAAGCAGCCATAGAACGACTGGAGCAAGGGACTGTCCGGGTCACCGTTGATGGAGTGGTTCGCTATGCTACTCCACTGTTGCGAAGACAGAATGCACCTGTTCTTCGGGCACCTCCCACAGCAGTGATGGCACTCCTCAGAGCGACAGAGCGACGTTTGTGTAACAATCCAGATCAAGCTGCTGTCTACAATGAGGAAATTCACAAGTTGGAGAAAGCTGGTTATGTAGTGAAGATCAGCATGAATGAGGCCAGCAGCTCTGCAGAATCATGGTTTATCCCGCACCACATTGTGTACCACAACAACAAGCCCAGAATCGTCTTCAACTGCTCCTTTAACTACAGGCAAGCTTCTCTTAACAAGAACCTGCTTCCTGGCCCAGTTCTCGGGTCAACACTGCTTGGCGTGCTCTTGAGATTTAGAGAGTACGCTGTCGCTATCAGTGGAGATATTCGCGGCATGTTCCATCAGGTGCGCCTTCTGCCTGAGGACCAGCCACTTCTACGCTTCTTATGGCGAGATGGGGAGAGGGAGCGCAGCCCAGACGTGTACGAGTGGCGTGTCCTTCCTTTCGGGACCACATGTAGCCCATGCTGTGCTACATATGCCCTGCAACGCCATGTAAAGGATCACAGCGAAGACAATGAAGAGGCACTGTATTCTGTGCTCCATGCATTCTATGTGGATAACTGCTTACAGTCTCTACAATCTCAGACTCAGGCAAAGGACCTGATAGACAAGATGAGAGCCCTCCTTGCCAGTGGAGGATTTGAGATAAGGCAGTGGGCTAGCAACACACCTGAGGTCATTTCTCACCTACCAACAGAAGCCAAATCAACCGAGTGTGAGTTATGGCTAACCACTAACAAGACTGAACCACAAGAGTCTTCACTTGGTCTCCTGTGGCGCTGCAGCTCTGACACATTGGGATACAAGCACCGGGCCATTCCACGTACTGCACCAACCCTGAGATATGTTTACAGAGTACTGGCCAGCCAATATGACCCATTAGGTTATATCATTCCCTTTACAACGCGAGCCAAGGTTCTGGTTCAGGCACTCTGGAAGAAAGAGAGGGGTTGGGATGAGCCGATTGCTGATGAGCTCCTGTCCGTATGGTTGGCATGGGAAAGTGAGCTGCCATACTTGCCAAACCTCAGCTTGCCAAGGTGTTACACTCCTGGTATCTCAGCTGGGAGCCCCGTGAACCTACACATCTTCTGTGATGCCTCAGAGAGAGCCTATGGTGCGGTTGCATACCTGAGAGTAGAGACTGACAGCAATGAAGTTAAAGTGGCATTTGTGATGGCCCGATCTCGTGTGGCACCCAAAAGGCAGCTTTCAATACCTCGCCTGGAGCTTTGCGCTGCCCTAGCAGGAGCACAGTTAGCCAAAGTTCTGCAGACCGAGTTAACCCTGCCATTACAGACGACTACTCTGTGGACCGATTCGACCACTGTCCTTCACTGGATCCAGTCTGAATCCCAGCAGTATAAAGTGTTTGTGGGAACCCGAATAGCAGAGATTCAAGAGCTTGTTGGAGCTGAGAGCTGGAGATATGTTCCCTCTGAAGAGAACCCTGCCGATGACATCACACGTGGGAAATCCTTAAGGGATTTAACTAAGCCAACCCGCTGGACAGATGGCCCAGCATTTCTCCATCAGCCTCCCGCTAGCTGGCCTACGCACCCCACAGTGAGCTCGATGCAGGAGGAAGAGATCCGCGACATCATCTTCTGTGGCAACATTTCCACAAGCAGCCCGCTGACACCTGATCTGAACCAGTTCAAATCCTGGACTGAGCTGATACATGCCACGTATCACGCCCTCCACGGGGCGGCCGCTCCACCCATGACTGCCTCCAGTCGTAGGGAGGCAGAAATTGCCCTACTGAAAAGGTCACAAAGTGAGAGTTTCCCGGCGGAGCTTGCTGCATTGCAGTCGGGTAAAACTATCAGCCCTAACAGTCGCTTGCTGTCGCTTTCACCTGAATTAGACCATACTGTAGGGTTGATCAGGGTTGGAGGTCGGCTCCGGAGGGCTGAAAATCTGAAAGAGGACACCATCCATCCTATAGTTCTTGCACCAGATCACCCTGTCACAAAGCTGTTAGTGCAGGACTATGATAACCGTCTGTTACATGCAGGTCCTGACCGTATATTTGCAGAGATGAGGAGGACCTACTGGATACTTCGCGGCCGACAGATCATCAAGAGACATCAACGCAGCTGTGTGGAATGTTGTAAATGGCGCAGCAAACCAGTCACTCCCCAGATGGCAGACCTACCAGCTGCACGATTACGCGTCACTAAACCACCATACTGGTCCACTGGAGTCGACTGCTTTGGTCCTTACACCATAAAAATCGGACGGCGGCATGAGAAAAGGTGGGGTATTATCTTTAAATGTCTGACCACCAGGTGCGTACATCTGGACCTCTTGTGCAGCATGAACACAGATTCATTCTTGCTTGCCCTTCGGCGCTTTGTGGCAAGGAGAGGAAAACCCTTTGAGATTCTCTGTGATCGTGGCACCAACttcagaggaggagagagggaacTTAGAGAAGATTTTGCTGCCATGGAACCAGTTTTGAAGCAACAGCTCGCTGAACAGAGcattaatttcaaattcaatCCACCACTTGCTCCACATTTTGGAGGCACATGGGAGAGGGAAATCAAGTCGGTCAAAGCTTCCCTGCGTGTCGTCCTGAAAGACCAAGCTGTCCAAGAAGAAGTGCTGATGACTATGCTTGTAGAAGTGGAGGGCATTCTTAACTCGAAACCCCTCGGTTATGCAACATCAGACATTGCGGACCCTGATCCCATTACTCCTAACCTTCTGCTTATGGGGCGGAGAGACGCATCCCTACCACAAGCAGTGTACAGCAAGAGTGACCGACTGGGACACCGGCGCTGGAGACACAGCCAAGTGCTTGCTGACCATTTCTGGGTTCAGTTTACTCGCAATTACCTACCTAACCTTCAGCTCCGTCAAAAGTGGCGCATCAGTACCCCCGATCTCACAGTAGATCGAGTGGTCATGGTGATTGACCCACAGCTACCAAGGGCTCTGTGGCCAGTTGGGCGGGTAACTAAAGTAATCCCCAGCGACGATGGTAAGATATGGACAGCTGAGGTCGACATAAAAGGAGTTAAATACATCCGCCCCGTGACTAAGCTCATCACTCTTCCAAAACTGCCAGAGGACTGA